Proteins encoded by one window of Litoribrevibacter albus:
- a CDS encoding peroxiredoxin — protein MSVLVGKKAPDFTVPAVLGSGEIVDSFTLSEAIKGKYGLVFFYPLDFTFVCPSELLALDHRMDKFKELGVEVIGVSIDSHFSHNAWRNTPVNEGGIGPVKYTLAADMTHSICKAYDVESEGGVAFRGAFLIDKEGTVRSQIVNDLPLGRNMDELVRLVEALQFHEEHGEVCPAGWNKGDKGMDASPEGVAKYLSEEADKL, from the coding sequence ATGAGCGTACTAGTAGGCAAGAAAGCCCCTGACTTTACAGTTCCAGCCGTTCTTGGTTCTGGTGAAATCGTAGATTCTTTCACTCTTTCAGAAGCAATCAAAGGCAAATACGGTCTAGTATTCTTCTATCCTTTGGACTTCACTTTCGTATGTCCTTCTGAGCTTTTGGCTCTTGATCACCGTATGGACAAATTCAAAGAGCTAGGTGTAGAAGTAATCGGTGTTTCTATCGATTCTCACTTCTCTCACAACGCTTGGAGAAACACTCCTGTAAATGAAGGTGGTATCGGTCCTGTTAAGTACACCCTGGCAGCAGATATGACTCACTCTATCTGTAAAGCATACGACGTTGAGTCTGAAGGTGGTGTTGCTTTCCGTGGTGCGTTCCTAATCGACAAAGAAGGTACTGTTCGTTCTCAAATCGTTAACGATCTTCCACTAGGTCGTAACATGGACGAGCTAGTTCGTTTGGTTGAAGCACTTCAGTTCCACGAAGAGCACGGTGAAGTTTGCCCAGCTGGTTGGAACAAAGGTGACAAAGGTATGGACGCATCTCCAGAAGGTGTTGCTAAGTACCTATCTGAAGAAGCTGACAAGCTTTAA